In Arthrobacter sp. StoSoilB5, one genomic interval encodes:
- the xylA gene encoding xylose isomerase, giving the protein MTPQPTPQDRFTFGLWTVGWTGADPFGVATRPALDPVEAVHKLSELGAYGITFHDNDLVPFDASASERDLILKNFKAALAETGLKTPMVTTNLFSHPVFKDGGFTSNDRSVRRFALSKILRNIDLAAELGAETFVMWGGREGSEYDGSKDLSAALDRMKEGVDTAAGYIKEKGYGLRIALEPKPNEPRGDIFLPTVGHGLAFIAQLEHGDIVGLNPETGHEQMAGLNFTHGIAQALWAGKLFHIDLNGQRGIKYDQDLVFGHGDLTSAFFTVDLLENGFPNGGPKYDGPRHFDYKPSRTDGYDGVWESAKANMSMYLLLKERALAFRADPEVQEALTASGVFELGEPTLNAGETTADLLADASAFEAFNADKAAERSFAFVRLNQLAIEHLLGAR; this is encoded by the coding sequence ATGACCCCGCAGCCAACCCCCCAGGACCGGTTCACCTTTGGCCTTTGGACCGTCGGCTGGACTGGCGCCGACCCGTTCGGCGTAGCGACCCGGCCGGCCCTGGACCCTGTGGAAGCCGTGCACAAGCTCAGTGAACTTGGCGCGTATGGCATCACTTTCCATGACAATGACCTTGTCCCCTTTGATGCCAGCGCCTCGGAGCGCGACCTCATCCTCAAGAACTTCAAGGCCGCCCTGGCCGAAACCGGCCTGAAGACGCCGATGGTTACCACCAACCTCTTCAGCCACCCTGTCTTCAAAGATGGCGGATTCACCTCAAATGACCGCTCCGTCCGCCGCTTTGCCCTGAGCAAGATCCTGCGCAACATCGACCTCGCCGCTGAGCTTGGCGCAGAGACCTTCGTGATGTGGGGTGGCCGCGAAGGCAGCGAATACGACGGTTCCAAGGACCTCTCCGCAGCGCTGGACCGCATGAAGGAAGGCGTGGACACCGCCGCCGGCTACATCAAGGAGAAGGGCTACGGCCTGCGGATTGCCTTGGAACCCAAGCCGAACGAGCCTCGTGGCGATATCTTCCTGCCCACCGTTGGCCACGGCCTTGCCTTCATTGCCCAGCTGGAACACGGCGACATCGTGGGCCTTAACCCGGAGACCGGCCACGAACAAATGGCGGGCCTGAACTTCACCCACGGCATTGCCCAGGCCCTGTGGGCGGGCAAGCTCTTCCACATCGACCTCAATGGCCAGCGTGGAATCAAGTACGACCAAGACCTCGTCTTCGGCCATGGCGACCTCACCAGCGCCTTCTTCACCGTGGACCTCCTGGAGAACGGCTTCCCCAACGGCGGACCCAAGTATGACGGCCCCCGCCACTTCGACTACAAGCCGTCCCGCACCGACGGCTACGACGGCGTGTGGGAATCGGCAAAGGCCAACATGTCCATGTACCTGCTCCTGAAGGAACGCGCCCTCGCCTTCCGCGCCGATCCGGAAGTTCAGGAAGCGCTGACTGCCTCGGGCGTGTTCGAGCTGGGCGAGCCCACGTTGAACGCCGGCGAAACCACCGCGGACCTGCTGGCTGACGCCAGCGCCTTCGAAGCGTTCAACGCCGACAAGGCCGCCGAGCGCTCGTTCGCCTTCGTCCGCCTCAACCAGTTGGCCATCGAGCACCTTCTCGGGGCCCGCTAA
- the xylB gene encoding xylulokinase, whose translation MPLVAGIDSSTQSCKVVIRDSDTGALVRQGRASHPEGTEVHPDHWWTALQEAINQAGGLDDVDSVAVGGQQHGMVCLDESGNVVRPALLWNDTRSALDAEELILEAGQGDAVAGAAYWAASTGTVPVASLTASKLRWLARHEPDNARRTAAVCLPHDWLSWRLAGHGPGTGPSSLELLRTDRSDASGTGYFVASSGEYLPEVLQSTLGHVPVLPAVVGPLETAGKTPNGALIGPGAGDNAAAGLGVNAGVGDVVISIGTSGTVFAVSDVPSRDQSGLVAGFADATGNYLPLACTLNATRIFDATAALLGVDLQQLAKLALSAPEGAGGLTLVPYFEGERTPNLPDATGSLHGLTVSNYTAANLARAAVEGVVCSLADGLAALRAQGVAARRIILVGGGAQSEAVQKVAAEVFGLPVFVPAPGEYVADGAARQAAGVLTGKLPDWPLEGIEVAPHKGSGTPEFLTRYRHYATKAAMG comes from the coding sequence ATGCCTCTCGTAGCCGGGATCGACAGCTCCACCCAGTCCTGCAAGGTGGTCATCAGGGACTCAGACACTGGCGCCCTGGTGCGTCAGGGCCGAGCCTCACACCCAGAAGGTACCGAAGTCCATCCGGATCATTGGTGGACCGCCCTTCAGGAAGCCATCAACCAGGCGGGCGGCTTGGACGACGTCGATTCCGTCGCCGTGGGTGGCCAGCAGCACGGGATGGTCTGCCTGGATGAATCCGGAAACGTGGTCCGCCCAGCACTGCTGTGGAACGACACCCGGTCCGCACTGGACGCGGAAGAGCTGATTCTTGAAGCTGGCCAAGGTGACGCCGTGGCTGGAGCTGCTTATTGGGCCGCCAGCACAGGGACCGTGCCTGTGGCATCGCTGACGGCCAGCAAACTTCGGTGGCTTGCCCGGCACGAACCGGACAATGCCCGGCGCACTGCAGCCGTTTGCCTTCCACACGATTGGCTTTCCTGGCGTTTGGCCGGTCATGGGCCGGGCACAGGTCCATCCTCTTTGGAGTTGCTCCGCACTGATAGGTCCGACGCCTCGGGCACCGGATACTTCGTTGCAAGCAGTGGCGAGTACTTACCGGAAGTCCTGCAGAGCACCCTGGGCCATGTCCCGGTGCTGCCGGCCGTCGTCGGGCCTTTGGAAACTGCCGGCAAGACGCCCAATGGCGCTTTGATCGGGCCAGGCGCAGGTGACAACGCCGCGGCGGGGCTGGGTGTCAACGCCGGCGTCGGGGATGTTGTTATTTCCATCGGCACGTCAGGAACTGTGTTCGCCGTTTCCGACGTCCCGTCCCGGGATCAGAGTGGCCTGGTAGCAGGATTTGCCGATGCCACAGGGAACTACCTGCCCCTTGCCTGCACACTCAACGCCACTCGAATTTTTGATGCCACCGCTGCTTTACTCGGGGTGGATTTGCAGCAACTCGCCAAACTGGCACTGTCAGCCCCTGAGGGCGCAGGCGGCCTGACCCTTGTGCCATATTTCGAGGGCGAACGTACCCCCAACCTTCCGGACGCCACAGGATCCCTCCATGGGCTCACAGTGTCGAATTACACCGCGGCCAACCTGGCCAGGGCCGCCGTCGAAGGTGTTGTGTGCTCCCTGGCCGATGGCCTCGCCGCCCTGCGGGCGCAAGGCGTGGCGGCCCGACGCATCATCCTGGTGGGCGGCGGTGCCCAGTCCGAAGCCGTGCAGAAGGTTGCCGCCGAGGTCTTCGGGTTGCCGGTGTTCGTGCCTGCTCCGGGGGAATACGTGGCGGACGGCGCGGCCCGGCAAGCCGCCGGTGTCCTGACAGGCAAGCTGCCGGATTGGCCCCTTGAAGGAATCGAAGTCGCTCCGCACAAGGGCTCCGGCACACCGGAGTTCTTGACGAGGTACCGCCATTACGCCACCAAGGCAGCCATGGGCTGA
- a CDS encoding LacI family DNA-binding transcriptional regulator, giving the protein MEDVARVAGVSHQTVSRVLNNHPNVSSKTRERVEQAITELGYRRNTAARSLVTRRSQTIGVLGSELAQYGPSHTLLGVQQAARDAGYFVSVAGLREVTPETIKDAMAHFMDQGVDGIVVTVPHPGTFDVLKDITTQVPLVAVGSVGDEMLTGATVDQREGARLAVQHLLELGHKRIGHLSGPADWIDAAARTEGWRDALAEAGLEPGTLIQGDWSAECGYREGLKIAAERSVTALFVANDQMALGVLRAFSEGGVQVPGDISVVGFDDQPESAYFIPPLTTVAQDFEELGQRCIGLLLDRLETGDTGTPATVKPRLIIRATTAPPVTT; this is encoded by the coding sequence ATGGAGGACGTCGCCCGCGTTGCCGGCGTTTCCCACCAAACTGTGTCCCGTGTTCTGAACAACCACCCCAACGTGAGCTCAAAGACCCGGGAGCGCGTTGAGCAGGCAATCACTGAACTTGGCTACCGCCGCAACACCGCTGCACGCAGCCTGGTGACCCGACGCTCCCAGACCATCGGCGTGCTGGGCAGCGAGTTGGCGCAGTACGGCCCGTCCCATACCCTCCTCGGAGTGCAGCAGGCGGCCAGGGACGCAGGCTATTTTGTCAGCGTCGCCGGTTTGCGGGAAGTCACGCCTGAAACCATCAAGGACGCAATGGCCCACTTCATGGACCAAGGCGTGGACGGCATCGTTGTGACAGTGCCGCACCCTGGGACCTTTGACGTCCTCAAGGACATCACCACCCAGGTGCCTTTGGTTGCTGTCGGTTCCGTTGGCGACGAAATGCTCACCGGGGCCACGGTGGACCAACGCGAAGGGGCGCGGCTTGCCGTCCAACACCTCCTGGAGCTGGGGCACAAGCGAATCGGCCACCTGTCTGGACCTGCCGATTGGATCGACGCCGCTGCCCGGACAGAAGGCTGGCGCGATGCCCTCGCCGAGGCAGGGCTCGAACCCGGCACCCTGATCCAGGGTGACTGGAGCGCCGAATGCGGCTACCGCGAAGGCCTGAAAATCGCCGCCGAGCGTTCCGTGACCGCACTGTTCGTAGCCAACGACCAGATGGCGCTGGGGGTCCTCCGGGCTTTCAGCGAAGGCGGCGTGCAGGTCCCGGGGGACATCAGCGTGGTGGGCTTCGACGATCAACCCGAGTCCGCGTACTTCATTCCGCCGCTGACTACTGTTGCGCAGGACTTTGAGGAGCTCGGCCAGCGCTGCATCGGCTTGCTGCTGGATCGTCTGGAGACCGGCGACACCGGTACGCCCGCCACAGTGAAGCCCCGCCTGATCATCCGGGCCACCACAGCGCCCCCCGTCACCACCTAA
- the araB gene encoding ribulokinase, whose protein sequence is MNTSENLPLDEQFVIGVDYGTLSGRAVVVRVSDGAELGNGVFEYPHAVVSERLPTTGQRLPADWALQVPNDYRDVLRNAVPAAVADAGINPANVVGIATDFTACTMVPTTADGTPLNELERFADRPHAYVKLWRHHAAQPQADRINKLAEERGEAWLPRYGGLISSEWEFAKGLQLLEEDPEVYGAMDHWVEAADWIVWQLCGSYVRNACTAGYKGIYQDGKYPSEDFLAALNPDFKGFVSEKLEHTIGRLGDAAGYLTEEAAAWTGLPAGIAVAVGNVDAHVTAPAANAVEPGQLVAIMGTSTCHVMNGDVLREVPGMCGVVDGGIVDGLWGYEAGQSGVGDIFGWFTKNGVPPEYHQAAAEEGLGIHEYLTELAGKQAIGEHGLIALDWHSGNRSVLVDHELSGVVVGQTLATKPEDTYRALLEATAFGTRTIVDAFRDSGVPVKEFIVAGGLLKNKFLMQVYADITGLQLSTIGSEQGPALGSAIHAAVAAGKYKDIRQAAASMAAAPGAVYTPIPENVTAYEELFQEYRALHDYFGRGTNSVMHRLKAIQRAAHATITEGVNA, encoded by the coding sequence ATGAATACCTCTGAAAATCTCCCGCTCGACGAGCAGTTCGTCATCGGCGTGGACTACGGCACCCTGTCCGGTCGCGCCGTCGTTGTGCGTGTCTCGGACGGTGCGGAACTCGGCAACGGCGTGTTCGAATACCCGCACGCTGTCGTATCCGAGCGGCTGCCCACAACTGGCCAGCGGCTCCCCGCCGACTGGGCGCTCCAAGTGCCCAACGACTACCGCGACGTCCTGCGCAATGCAGTACCGGCCGCCGTCGCCGATGCTGGGATCAACCCCGCCAACGTGGTGGGCATCGCTACGGACTTCACCGCTTGCACCATGGTCCCGACGACGGCGGACGGCACGCCGCTGAACGAACTGGAACGCTTCGCGGACCGTCCCCACGCTTACGTAAAGCTGTGGCGCCACCACGCGGCCCAACCACAGGCCGACCGCATCAACAAGCTCGCCGAGGAACGCGGGGAGGCCTGGCTTCCCCGATATGGCGGCCTGATCTCTTCGGAATGGGAGTTCGCCAAGGGCCTGCAGCTCCTTGAAGAGGACCCCGAAGTTTATGGCGCCATGGACCATTGGGTTGAAGCGGCCGACTGGATCGTCTGGCAGCTGTGCGGCAGCTACGTACGCAACGCATGCACCGCTGGTTACAAGGGCATCTACCAGGACGGCAAGTACCCGTCGGAAGATTTCCTCGCCGCGCTCAATCCTGATTTCAAGGGCTTCGTGTCCGAAAAGCTGGAGCACACCATCGGCCGATTGGGCGATGCCGCCGGGTACCTCACAGAAGAGGCTGCCGCCTGGACCGGACTCCCGGCCGGAATCGCAGTGGCGGTCGGCAACGTGGACGCCCACGTCACCGCACCCGCTGCCAACGCTGTTGAGCCGGGGCAGCTCGTGGCCATCATGGGCACCAGCACTTGCCACGTCATGAACGGCGACGTCCTGCGCGAAGTCCCTGGCATGTGTGGGGTTGTCGACGGCGGCATTGTTGACGGTCTCTGGGGTTACGAAGCGGGACAGTCCGGAGTTGGGGACATCTTCGGCTGGTTCACCAAGAACGGCGTCCCTCCCGAGTACCACCAGGCCGCGGCCGAAGAGGGCCTCGGCATCCACGAATACCTCACTGAACTTGCTGGCAAGCAGGCCATTGGCGAGCACGGCCTGATCGCCCTGGACTGGCACTCCGGAAACCGTTCGGTGTTGGTGGACCACGAGCTTTCCGGCGTCGTGGTGGGCCAAACCCTGGCCACAAAGCCCGAGGACACGTACAGGGCGCTGCTGGAGGCCACTGCTTTCGGTACCCGCACCATCGTGGATGCGTTCCGCGATTCGGGTGTGCCCGTCAAGGAATTCATCGTTGCCGGCGGTCTCCTGAAGAACAAGTTCCTGATGCAGGTCTATGCGGACATCACCGGACTTCAGCTCTCTACGATCGGCTCAGAGCAGGGACCCGCACTCGGCTCCGCAATCCACGCAGCTGTAGCGGCCGGAAAGTACAAGGACATCCGCCAAGCTGCTGCATCCATGGCAGCGGCCCCGGGCGCTGTCTACACGCCAATCCCGGAGAACGTCACCGCCTACGAGGAACTCTTCCAGGAATACCGGGCCCTGCACGACTACTTCGGCCGCGGCACCAACAGCGTCATGCACCGCCTCAAGGCTATTCAGCGTGCTGCACATGCCACCATCACCGAAGGGGTCAACGCATGA
- a CDS encoding L-ribulose-5-phosphate 4-epimerase yields the protein MSTLLETIAKVRREVCELHAELTRYKLVVWTAGNVSGRIPGYDLMVIKPSGVSYDELTPEQMVVTDLFGTPVRGINIGSGGTVDWGNPDLSPSSDTAAHAYVYRHMPEVGGVVHTHSTYATAWAARGEEIPCVLTMMGDEFGGPIPVGPFALIGDDSIGQGIVETLKNSHSPAVLMQNHGPFTIGKDARSAVKAAVMCEEVAKTVHVSRQLGEPLPIDQAKIESLYNRYQNVYGR from the coding sequence ATGAGCACCCTCCTGGAAACCATCGCCAAAGTCCGCCGCGAAGTCTGCGAACTGCACGCCGAGCTGACCCGCTACAAGCTGGTTGTTTGGACTGCGGGCAACGTCTCCGGCCGGATCCCCGGCTACGACCTCATGGTCATCAAGCCCTCAGGCGTCTCCTATGACGAGCTGACGCCTGAGCAAATGGTGGTCACGGATCTCTTTGGGACTCCCGTCAGGGGCATCAACATCGGAAGCGGTGGGACCGTGGACTGGGGGAACCCGGACCTCTCGCCATCATCGGACACTGCAGCACATGCCTACGTCTACCGTCACATGCCGGAGGTCGGCGGTGTGGTGCACACCCATTCCACGTATGCCACTGCCTGGGCCGCCCGTGGCGAGGAGATCCCGTGCGTGCTGACCATGATGGGCGATGAGTTCGGCGGTCCGATCCCGGTAGGCCCTTTCGCGCTGATCGGAGACGATTCGATCGGACAGGGCATCGTGGAGACCCTCAAGAACTCCCACTCCCCCGCAGTGCTCATGCAGAACCACGGCCCCTTCACCATCGGCAAGGACGCCAGGTCCGCGGTGAAGGCTGCCGTGATGTGCGAGGAAGTGGCAAAGACGGTCCACGTCTCCCGACAACTCGGCGAGCCGCTCCCCATTGACCAGGCCAAGATCGAGTCGCTCTACAACCGCTACCAAAACGTCTACGGCCGCTAA
- the araA gene encoding L-arabinose isomerase: protein MPTANNTSLEHYEVWFLTGSQHLYGEDVLKQVAAQSQEIANVLNASSDVPVKLVWKPVLTDSDAIRRTALEANSDDSVIGVTAWMHTFSPAKMWIQGLDALRKPLLHLHTQANRDLPWADIDFDFMNLNQAAHGDREFGYIQSRLGVPRKTVVGHVSNPEVARQVGAWQRASAGWAAVRTLKLTRFGDNMRNVAVTEGDKTEAELRFGVSVNTWSVNELADAVHGAAESDVAALVAEYERLYEVVPELQAGGARHESLRYSARIELGLRSFLEANGSAAFTTSFEDLGELRQLPGMAVQRLMADGYGFGAEGDWKTAILVRAAKVMGAGLPGGASLMEDYTYHLEPGSEKILGAHMLEVCPSLTAKKPRVEIHPLGIGGKEDPVRMVFDTDAGPGIVVALSDMRDRFRLVANVVDVVDLDQPLPNLPVARALWEPKPNFATSAAAWLTAGAAHHTVLSTQVGLEVFEDFAEIARTELLTIDEDTTIKQFKKELNWNAAYYKLAGGL, encoded by the coding sequence ATGCCCACCGCCAACAACACTTCCCTGGAGCACTACGAGGTCTGGTTCCTCACGGGAAGCCAGCACCTCTACGGCGAGGACGTCCTCAAGCAGGTCGCAGCGCAGTCGCAGGAGATCGCCAACGTCCTCAACGCATCCTCGGACGTACCCGTCAAGCTCGTCTGGAAGCCGGTCCTCACCGATTCCGACGCCATCCGTCGCACCGCACTGGAGGCGAACTCCGACGATTCCGTGATCGGTGTGACCGCGTGGATGCACACGTTCAGCCCGGCCAAGATGTGGATCCAGGGCCTGGACGCGTTGCGCAAACCGCTGCTGCACCTGCACACGCAGGCCAACCGTGACCTGCCTTGGGCGGACATCGACTTCGACTTCATGAACCTCAACCAGGCAGCCCACGGCGACCGCGAATTCGGGTACATCCAGTCCCGTCTCGGCGTGCCGCGGAAGACCGTCGTCGGGCATGTCTCCAACCCGGAGGTCGCCCGCCAGGTGGGCGCGTGGCAGCGCGCTTCGGCCGGTTGGGCCGCCGTCAGGACCCTGAAACTGACACGCTTTGGTGACAACATGCGCAACGTAGCAGTCACCGAAGGCGACAAGACCGAAGCCGAGCTGCGTTTCGGCGTCTCCGTCAACACCTGGTCCGTCAATGAGCTCGCCGACGCCGTCCACGGCGCCGCAGAGTCCGACGTCGCCGCCCTGGTTGCCGAATACGAGCGCCTTTACGAGGTGGTGCCGGAGCTGCAGGCAGGCGGTGCCCGCCACGAGTCGCTGCGGTACAGCGCACGGATCGAACTCGGTCTCCGCAGCTTCCTGGAGGCGAACGGCTCGGCCGCGTTTACGACGTCGTTCGAGGACTTGGGCGAGCTGCGCCAACTTCCCGGCATGGCAGTCCAGCGCCTGATGGCTGACGGCTACGGCTTTGGCGCCGAGGGCGACTGGAAGACCGCCATTCTTGTCCGCGCCGCCAAGGTCATGGGTGCCGGGCTGCCCGGTGGCGCCTCGCTCATGGAGGACTACACGTACCACCTTGAGCCCGGCTCGGAGAAGATCCTGGGCGCGCACATGCTCGAAGTCTGCCCGTCCCTGACTGCGAAGAAGCCGCGCGTCGAGATCCACCCGCTGGGCATTGGTGGCAAGGAAGACCCCGTCCGCATGGTGTTCGACACGGACGCCGGCCCGGGTATTGTGGTCGCTTTGTCCGACATGCGCGATCGGTTCCGGTTGGTCGCGAACGTGGTGGACGTCGTGGACCTCGACCAGCCCCTGCCCAACCTTCCGGTGGCCCGCGCTTTGTGGGAGCCCAAGCCCAATTTCGCTACGTCGGCCGCAGCGTGGCTCACCGCTGGCGCCGCGCACCACACGGTACTCTCCACGCAGGTTGGCCTGGAGGTGTTCGAAGACTTCGCCGAAATCGCCAGGACTGAGCTCCTGACCATCGACGAGGACACCACCATCAAACAATTCAAGAAGGAACTCAACTGGAACGCCGCCTACTACAAACTGGCCGGCGGCCTGTGA
- a CDS encoding aldose 1-epimerase family protein — protein sequence MSTEFILRSGGYEAVVTARAAALRRLTFEGRDLVVPSAAGEPIPDYRGIIAAPWPNRIADGTYRFDGKMQHLPINEPERQTSLHGLAFPLDWSLKEHDAGSLTLTCTVGPTAGYPFVLELDAHFVLDDGGLHTRVTARNAGDSAAPYGVCPHPYLVAGSSPLDEWILNFAADSFLEVTPDRLLPLNVASVEGHAFDFRTPRPIGSTEIDHAFTGITFDGGLARLSLRDPAGTGVGMSWDESCSWLQIHTADKPAPIPGRLGLAVEPMTCPPDAFNSGTDLIRLEPGTEHTAAWSIYAL from the coding sequence GTGAGTACCGAGTTCATCCTCCGATCGGGCGGCTACGAAGCGGTCGTCACCGCCCGGGCGGCCGCCCTTCGGAGGCTCACGTTCGAGGGCCGCGACCTCGTGGTTCCCTCCGCTGCCGGCGAACCAATCCCGGACTATCGCGGCATCATCGCAGCGCCGTGGCCCAACAGGATCGCGGACGGCACCTACCGTTTCGACGGCAAGATGCAACACCTGCCGATCAACGAACCCGAGCGGCAAACGTCGCTGCACGGCCTCGCCTTCCCGCTGGATTGGTCGCTGAAAGAGCACGACGCCGGTTCGCTCACTTTGACGTGCACGGTGGGGCCCACGGCGGGCTATCCGTTTGTGCTGGAGCTCGACGCCCACTTCGTGCTGGACGATGGTGGGCTGCACACGCGGGTGACGGCACGGAATGCAGGGGACTCTGCGGCACCCTACGGAGTGTGTCCGCACCCGTACCTTGTGGCCGGCTCCTCGCCGTTGGATGAGTGGATCCTGAATTTTGCTGCGGATTCATTCTTGGAGGTCACTCCGGACAGGCTGCTTCCCCTGAACGTTGCGAGCGTGGAAGGCCATGCCTTCGACTTCCGCACACCGCGGCCCATCGGCAGCACCGAAATCGACCACGCCTTCACCGGCATAACGTTCGACGGCGGGCTGGCGCGGCTCTCGCTGCGGGACCCGGCGGGCACCGGCGTCGGGATGTCCTGGGACGAAAGTTGTTCGTGGCTGCAGATCCATACGGCAGACAAGCCAGCACCAATTCCGGGCCGGCTGGGCCTGGCGGTGGAGCCGATGACCTGCCCGCCCGACGCCTTCAACAGCGGCACTGACCTGATCCGGCTGGAACCCGGCACTGAGCACACTGCTGCGTGGAGCATCTACGCCCTCTAG
- a CDS encoding LacI family DNA-binding transcriptional regulator, which produces MSQTASIKDVATHAQVAVGTVSNVLNYPDRVSQRTKERVLKSIAELGFVRNDAARQLRAGQSRTIGLIVLDVGNPFFSSVARAAEDAATALGSVVLVGDSGQDASREAHYMDLFQEQRVQGLLISPVGDVGDRIDTLRERGVPTVLVDELADTDRCSSVSVDDQEGGYLAARHLLDTGRRRLAFVGTPSIRQVANRLTGAQRAVAEVKGATIEVLDSAGQTVLAGRQVGNALVEREPELRPEAVFCSNDLLALGVMQSLTMLRTVKIPEDIALIGYDDIDFAISAVVPLSSIRQPTEALGRTAIELLAEEQESGGTKHRAVVFTPELVVRQSTAGAPK; this is translated from the coding sequence CCAACGGACCAAGGAGCGCGTCCTCAAATCCATCGCTGAACTCGGCTTCGTGCGCAATGATGCTGCCCGCCAACTCAGGGCGGGACAGAGCCGGACAATCGGGCTGATCGTGCTGGACGTCGGGAACCCCTTCTTCTCCTCGGTGGCCCGCGCGGCCGAGGATGCCGCCACGGCCCTGGGCAGCGTGGTGTTGGTAGGGGACAGCGGCCAGGATGCTTCCCGCGAAGCGCACTACATGGACCTGTTCCAGGAACAGCGAGTCCAAGGACTGCTCATTTCGCCCGTTGGGGATGTTGGCGATCGGATCGACACCCTCCGCGAACGCGGCGTTCCCACTGTGCTCGTGGACGAACTTGCGGATACGGACCGCTGCAGCTCGGTCTCCGTGGATGACCAGGAAGGTGGCTATCTGGCTGCCAGGCACCTGCTGGACACGGGCCGCCGTCGTCTGGCTTTTGTCGGCACCCCATCAATTCGCCAGGTGGCCAACCGACTTACCGGCGCGCAGCGTGCCGTAGCAGAAGTAAAGGGTGCCACTATTGAGGTCCTCGACTCCGCCGGACAGACGGTCCTGGCGGGACGACAAGTGGGCAATGCTTTGGTGGAGCGCGAGCCGGAACTGAGGCCAGAGGCCGTCTTCTGCTCCAACGACCTCCTGGCACTGGGCGTCATGCAGTCGTTGACCATGTTGCGCACTGTGAAAATCCCCGAGGACATTGCCCTGATTGGCTACGACGACATCGACTTCGCGATTTCCGCCGTCGTGCCTTTGTCCTCCATCCGCCAGCCCACCGAGGCCCTTGGCCGCACGGCGATCGAGCTGCTCGCGGAGGAACAGGAGAGTGGCGGCACCAAACACCGTGCCGTGGTGTTCACGCCGGAGCTCGTGGTGCGCCAAAGCACGGCCGGCGCCCCCAAGTAG